The Phormidium sp. PBR-2020 DNA segment CCCCGGCTGGTGATAGGCGTTGACGTTGACTAAGGACGCATAGAGACCCACCGCTCGCTCGTAGAGGGCAATGAGGACTCCGACGTAATAGGGACTCACCTCGGGAACGGTGATGGTGATGGAGTCCCGTTGATTGTCAAAGAGGGCTTGACGGGTTCCTTGCAGGAAGCCACAGAGGTAATCCCCGGAGGTGACGCCGCTTTCAATTTCCGTGGAGTCTCCCTGGCGATCGCGCAACACTTCAATAAAGGTGGCAAAGAAGTTCGCAACCCCATCACGCAACTGTTGCACATAGGCGTGTTGGTCGGTGGAGCCTTTGTTGCCATAGACGGCAATCCCTTGATGGACGATATTGCCATCGAGGTCTTTCTCTTTCCCGAGGGATTCCATCACTAACTGTTGTAGGTAGCGACTAAACAACAGCAGTGAGTCTTTGTAGGGGAGAATCACCATATCCTTTTCCCCTCGTCCATTGCCCGCTGCATACCAGGCGAGGGCTAACAGGGCCGCTGGGTTGGTTTTGAGATCCGGGACTCGGGTGGCGGCATCCATGGCTTTGGCCCCGGCTAACAGGGCGCGAATATCAATCCCTTGTAGGGCGGCGGCGGGCAGTCCGACGGCGGACATTTCCGAGGTGCGTCCTCCCACCCAGTCGGCCATGGGTAGGCGCGTGATCCAGCCTTCGGTTTGGGCTTGGCGATCGAGTTTGCTGTCAACCCCGGTAATGGCGACGGCTTGCTTGCTGAAGTCGAGTCCCGCTTTGTCAAAGGCCCTTTGGACTTCAATCATGCCATTGCGGGTTTCTGGGGTTCCTCCCGACTTAGAAATAATAAAAACGAGGGTGGTTGAGAGGCGATCGCCCAATTGGGCCAGGGTGCGATCGATTCCCGCTGGATCACTATTATCAATAAAGTGGATATCTAACGGGGCATCGATGGGGGCGAGGGCTTCCGCGACAAACTGCGGACCGAGGGCTGAACCGCCAATGCCCACTGAGAGGATATCCGTGAAGTGACCGCCCTGGGGAGGATGGATCTGCCCCGAATGCACCTGACTCACGAAGGCTTCGATTTGGGCTAAAGTCTCAATGACTTCCTGACGAATCTCAGGAGTGGGGGCTAAATCAGGATCGCGTAACCAATAATGGCCCACCATGCGATCCTCGTCCGGATTGGCGATCGCCCCTTGTTCCAGCTTCGCCATGTCTTGAAAAGCCTTCTCGAAGCGGGGGCTGAGGCGATCGACCAAGTCCTGTTCAAAGGACATACGGCTGATATCGACATAGACCCCTAGCTCCTCGTGGTAATAGAGCCAGTCCCGATAGCGTTTCCAAAGCGTGGCAGCGTCCATCTGTTGCGTTTTCCCTCTAGCCATACGGTTAACACAAGGCAGTCACGTCTCGACTGGCAAGCGTTTGAGAACAGCCTATCACGACATTTTGAGAGATTACTGAAAAAAGCTTTACAGAAAAGTAGAAATTGCAACTATCATAGAGTCAAGCGGTGGTAACTCCAATCGTGCGTCTGATCTAAGCTGATCCGAAGCGCATTGATCGAGATTGCCGACTCAGTCGCTGGATTCGGTGTGGGAACAACGTCATTGTACGGGGCTACATCACCACGGTGCTACGTCCAAGTCACAACAGCGCCGATCGGTTAACTGGCGACGGAGATAACTTCTAGCAGGCTGAGACTCAATCCATCATGAACCGACAACAGTTACAACAGTCAACAGACCGGGGCGATTGCCAGTTCTCCTCAGTCTCGCTCCCCTGTTGACCGGTTCACGGGTCACCACCGAGTCCTTATCTCGATCACCCGTTCTCTCCCTCGCTACACGTAACCCAGTAACGTATGACTTCATCTATGACATCTGTAACTCCCGAACAAACATCCGCTCCCGAAACCAACTCCGATTCCCAGACCCCTATCGACGATACCCCAGGTAACTTCGAGTCCTTTAACCTCCGCCCGGAAATCCTCGAAGGGATTCAAGAGGCCGGCTTCCGTGTTCCGAGCCCGATTCAAGAACAAGCCATTCCCGTGATCCTCCAAGGACGCGATGCGATCGCCCGCGCCCAAACCGGGACGGGGAAAACGGCGGCTTTTGGACTCCCGGCGCTAAATTCTGTTCATCGCGATAGCAGCGAAGGGGTGCAAGTCCTCGTGATTGTGCCCACCCGCGAGTTAGCCTCCCAAGTCAGTGACGAACTCTATCGCCTCGGCCGCTGTGCCGGTATTCGCACCGTTGCGGTCTATGGCGGACAATCCATTGACCGCCAAGTGTCCCTCATTCGTCGTGGCGCTCAGGTCGTCACCGCGACCCCCGGCCGCCTACTCGACCACCTCAAATCCAATCGTCTCAAGGACTTCTCCCCCTCCATCGTCATCCTCGATGAAGCGGACGAGATGTTGGATATGGGCTTCCTCGATGACATTGAGGAAATCTTCACCTATTTACCGAAAGAGCGACAAACCCTGCTCTTTTCGGCCACCCTTCCCTCGGCGATTCGTCAATTATCGAAGAAGATCCTTACCGATCCCCTCTCGATTGACGTCACCCCCAAAGACTCAACCATCAATACCGATATCAGCCAGCGCTACTATGTGCTTGAAGAACGGGAACGGGAAGAAGCCTTAGTGCGCCTGATCGATACAGAAGCCCCCAATAAGGCTTTGATCTTCTGTCGCACCAAGAAAGAGACGGATATGCTTTGCACCACCCTCGTCTCGCGAGGCTATGCGGCCAGTTCCCTCCATGGGGATATGCAGCAGCGACAACGCAATGAAGCCATTGAAAGCTTCAAGCGAGGACGCATCGACTTACTCATCGCCACCGATGTCGCCGCCCGAGGGTTGGATATCAACGACGTGACCCACGTCTTTAACTATCACATTCCCTTCGACTCCGATAGCTACGTTCACCGCATTGGCCGGACTGGACGGGCCGGACGCAAGGGAACCGCCATTACCCTCGTCACCCCCCTAGAGTTCAAGAAACTCACCCGGATTATGCACGTTGCCGGTTCGCCGATGGTGTATGGCGAAGTTCCCACCATTGGCGAAGCCAAACAACAATATCAGGTGGAACTGGCCTCGAAGTTGCAACATCAACATATTCAGGAAGAAGCGGCCGAGTTGCTACAACGACTTGAAGAAGAAGTTGATATCAATCAGATTGCCTGCAAGGCCCTGTCGATGCTGCTTGAACAGCAACCAGTGGGTGGCCCCAGTCGCATTGGCTTCAGCGTTCAGGAAGTGGAAAACCTTCTACACCGCTCCAAGCGTCGTAAAGGCGGTCCCCGCAAACGCCGCAACAACAACTACCGTCCCCGCCGGACGAATCGCCGTTAGTTCCGGTTAGGGAACCATTAACCTTAAACAAGGGCTGTTCATCCTATGGTTGATGAACAGCCCTTGCCTTATGGGGGACTACTGCGATGAAAGCAGTCATTCGGGTTGCCCAGTTTCTCTAAACCGCTTGAAAGGACAATTCCTTAATCTGTTGACAGCCTTCGAGTCCCAGTTGCGGCTTCTGGCGATAACGAGGTTCTGGGGCCCAGACGGTGACGGTTTTATCGAGGGCAATGCGATAGAGATAATCTACATCGGGATCATAGTTGAGCCCGAGGCGTAAATTGGAAAAGTCATCCTCACAACTCTCAAAGCCAAAACGCACGGTCACTTGAGCGAGTAAACATTCCGGGGTGTGGCGGTGTTCACCGGCGGTTTCTCGCTCATCCCAAAACTTGAGCAGAAATCGTTCGAGTTTGGGTAAGACTTTCTCGGGAGCGCCGTTACGGCTGACATAGAGAAGTCCGGGATTTTGCTCGACGAGAATATGACAGGTGATGCTCATAGAATAATGCTCCTTGAATGTGGTTAAGTCCCCGACTGTCCGGGGAGGTGAGGCCCGTCTTCTGTGAAGAGGAAGCGGGAGTGAGAGGACTGGGTGGGTGATTTACTCAGGCAGTTTATACTGTCCAACAATGCGTTTGGCAAACTCTGGCACATGATGCTCAAGTTTCTCGGGATAGTTCCGTTGGACATAGAGATAATTGCGGGTAAAGTGAGAGTCAATGGAAAACCGGGCATATTCTAGCCCTTTCGGCCCCACACGCTCAATGACCACTCCCATTAGTTGTGCGGCCCACATGGGCAGGGTTACGCCTTTGTCATAGGCGGGAATACTCTGTTGAACCGCTTGACGGCGATCGCCCCGCGAGGACACCGGTTGCGTCTCTAACTGGGACTGCACCAAATCTAACATTTCCTGACCGATGTCATTACGCACCAGAATCCATTGCCAGCCGAAGGGGGCCCCCATATAGCCCACCACTAAATCCGCTAAGCCATTGACATAGTCAAAACAACTCATGCAGGAGGGGGCAAAAACATCCTTGAGTTCCTTGGTATTTAAGCCAAAGAAAGGCACTTTCTCAATTGAGCCATCCTCATGTTTGAAATGCACCCGAAAATCCTGCATAAACTCATAATGCACGACCGTTTCGGGGGAGCGACTGGTGGTTTCGAGGAATTTCTGTAAGCCGGCCCGGGTGACGTTATCGACGCAGGGAGTGCCGAGGACATAGAGTTTTTCTAAGCCCAGTTTATCCTGAACCGCTCGCAGGGCTTGGATTTGACAGCCGACACCAATCACCAGCAGCCGTTTGAGGCCGGACTGTTCTACCTGTTCGAGGACCGAGAGGTTCGGCGACAGGGTGGGTTTATTGACTCGGGCCGCTAACACCTCCTCGGGGGTGCGGGCGATGATGGGCATGGGTTGGAAGCGATCATCGGGGGAGTTTTGTACACAAACGACCCCTTCGACTTTGCCTGAGTTCAACATCTCACAGGCAATACTGCTGACAATTCCCGTCCATTGCGCTCCCTCAATGGGGTCTTTTTTGCGGGCGGCGGTCATGGATTGGTGAACCCCGAAGTAGGTTTCCGCCTCGTCGTCTAGCTGGCGCGATCGCCCATGAATCTGGTCTTCGAGCGCCTCAAATTGCTGATTGATAAAGGCGCAGGCCTCTTTCACATAATGGATGTAATGGGTGTCACACAGACCACATTCACTACAGAGGGCTTTGGCGGGACGTGGGCCACCAGGTTTAAGTCCTTTCGCTTTGTAATGGCCCGGCTGCGTCGAGGAGGAGGGGGAAGAAGAGGAGGGGGTGGGGGAGTTCACCGCAGTCATGATTCTATCTTGTCCGTATCTGAAGGTAGGTGATCTTAAAGTCGCGTGGGAAACCGTCTCTTTTCACCATACCGCACCTCTGGAGTCTTCTTCCCCCCGAACGGCTGATAGACTCAACGTTTACCGGAAAACTGCTGGGCCAGGGTGCGGGCGAGTTTTAGGGAATCATGACGAACCATGCCTGATTGGGGATCTTCGCTCATGATATTAGCTAAAATCACCTGTCGCCCCAGTCGTTCCACCACGTCTAAATCTAAGTCCACCGGGTGGGATTGTTTTTGCGCATAGCGAATTAGGGCCCGGGCCGAGGGTTTAGTTTTCTGAACCACCACCCCATCGAAAAGACGGCGATCGCCGCAGGCGCGATCAATGGCGAGGATATGATCGGAGACGGTATAGCCGTCGGTTTCCCCCGGTTCCGTCATGATGTTGCAGACATAAATCCGCTGGGCCGACGAGTTGGCGATCGCCTCGACAATATCAGGAACCAGCAAATTGGGAATGACACTGGTGTATAAACTCCCTGGCCCAATTACAATCACCTCCGCTTGGGCGATCGCCTCTAGCACCCGAGGTAGAGGAACCGGCTTCTCTGGCAGACAACCCACCCGCATGATTTTGCCCCGCGCTTCGGCAATACTGGACTCTCCCTGAATACGGCGGCCATCGGCTAACTCGGCCCAGAGGGTGACATCCGTCAGGGTGGCCGGTAACACTTCCCCCCGTACCGCCAACACCTGGGAACTGGCCACCACCGCCTGTTCTAAATCTCCAGTAATATCGGCCATAGCCGCTAAAAACAGATTGCCAAAACTATGGCCCGTCAGCCCCGTCCCCCCCTGGAAGCGATATTGAAATAACTCCGCTAAGAGGGTTTCCTCGTCCGCCAAGGCGGCTAAACAGTTGCGAATGTCTCCGGGAGGCAACACACCAATTTCTCGCCGTAAACGCCCCGAAGACCCCCCATCATCGGCAACGGTGACCACAGCGGTAATGTTGGCACTGTAGGTTTTGAGACCCCGCAATAGGGTTGATAACCCAGTTCCGCCCCCCAGGGCCACAATGTGCGGTCCGCGATGGAGTCGCCGCCGTTCCATGAGGGCATCAATTAACTCCCCGTTATCTTCGGGTTTCAGGGCATCATGAATCGATCCCATGGTCCGTGTTTGTCCCCAAAGCAGCAGTAAGATGCCGCTAATCACGACGAGGGGGCCGCTGATATAGTTGGGAATCCGAGTGGCAATGGTGGTTAGAGCCACTTCCACAAACTGCAAGAGGTAATAGACGGGGGTGAGCTTTGTCCAGATGGCGATCCCCAATAACGCCAAAACCATTCCCGTTGCACTCACTACTAACCATCGCTTTAACGACAGCCCCGGAGAGAGCCACTTAAACCATTGTTTGGCACGATAAGGGGTTCGACTTCGGGAGACTCGTTTGAGATCGCGGATTGTGTGTTTCATAGCAGCCGGGGTAAACAAGGCATCATCGCAAGTTGAGGTTAACGGGCGCTTAAGTATGGCAACATGATAGAGCAGTCGCGGGAAATCACGGGATTCATGGCGCTTCTGGATCACAACGGCGATCGCAATTGTCCCCCAGAACCGATCGTTGAACTAAAAGGCATCTCTAAGTCCTTCGGTAACACGGTGATCCTCGATCAGGTGGACCTAACGATTTACCCTGGGGATGCTTTGGGGATTATCGGGCCCTCGGGAACGGGAAAGTCAACCATTCTCCGATTGATTGCTGGCTTAATGCCACCGGATTCAGGGGAGATCTACATTAAAGGCCAGTTGCGTCAAGGTTTGATTGAGGATAACTCGGATCCCATCGGCATTGGCATGGTGTTTCAACAGGCGGCTCTGTTTGACTCCCTGACGGTTGATGAAAATGTCGGCTTTTCTCTGTATCAACATTCCAAACTGCCTCATTCACAGATTCGTAAGCTCGTCGAGGAAAGTCTCGAACGGGTGGGACTTGGGGGAAGTGCCGATCTCTATCCGGCCCAACTGTCAGGGGGGATGCGTAAACGAGTCAGTTTTGCCCGGGCCATTATCGCTCACCCCGATGATCCCAGCCACGCTTCTGAGATTTTGCTCTATGATGAACCCACAGCCGGCCTCGATCCCATCGCCTCGACCGTGGTTGAAGATTTGATTCGGGATCTCCATGTCGGTCAAAAACACTGTAGTTGTAGCACCTATGTCATGGTGACTCATCAAGAGAGTACAATTCGCCGCACCACAGATCGGGTGATTTTTCTCTATCGCGGCAAAGTCCAGTGGGAAGGCAATGTTCGGGAACTCGATCACACGGACCATCCCTTGATTCGACAGTTTCGCACCGGTAGTATTGAGGGGCCGATCCGGGCGGTGGGGTGATGGCAAAATAAGAGGATAGGTGCAGCAGGTCACGAGGAACCACTATGCGATCGCGGACGCTTCGAGAAGGCTCATTGGGCCTGTTTATTCTTCTGGGTTTGGGACTCTTTGGCGTCCTGTCCTTTTGGCTGCGAGGGGTGACGTTGGGACGACAAACCTATGAGTTTGTGGTGGAGTTTGAGGATGCGTTGGGAATGCAGGCTGGGGCCCCGGTTCGCTATCGTGGTGTCCGGGTGGGACGCTTGGTGGATGTGGTTCCGGGAACCAATGGGGTGGATGCGAAGGTCGAAATTCTCTCGGGAGATCTCAAAATCCCCCGTCCTCCCTATGTTGAAGCTAATCAAGTGGGCTTTATTGGGGAGACGACGATTGATATCCTGGCCCCGGATCAGCCTCTACCTCAGGTCCGGGATTTAGCCGTTCCTCGGGATTCGGACTGCGATCCTCAGGTGATTATCTGTCATGGCGATCGCGTTTTAGGTCGGGTAGGGATCAGTTTTGAGAAACTCACTCGCGCCTCAACCGAGTTTACGGAATCGTTTAGTGATCCTGAGTTATTAGAGGCGATCCAACGTCTGCTCGAAAATACGGCGCAAGCGAGTGAAGATATTGCTGGGTTGGCCCGCAATGTTTCGGAAATGACGATGTTTTTTCAGGAAGAGTTGGGGGTTTTATCGGATTCGGCCCTGGTGACGACGGAAACGTTAACCCGCACGGCGCAGGAGTTTGGCACAACTGCCGAGACGTTTAATCAGACGGCGGTGGAGTTAAACCGCTTGACGGCGACGGCGAATCAGTTGGTGGAGGATAATCGCACCAGTTTGGTGATGACTCTGGATAATTTGAATGTGATGAGTCGGGAGTTGCGCTTGGCGGCGAGTGGGATCACGCCTTTGTTGCAGCAGAGCGATCGCACGTTAAGTCTGGTGAATGAGAATTTGTCCCAGTTGGAACAGGCGAATTTGATTGCGGATTTACAGGTGTTGGTGAATAATGCCACGGTGTTATCGGAAAATGCGGCGGTGGCGTCGCAAAATCTCCGGGATGTCTCGGAAGCGGTGAATGATCCGGCGAATCTGATGCTGTTGCAAGAAACCCTCTCGTCTGCGCGATCGACCTTTGAGAATGTGGAGAAGATTACGGCGGATTTGGATGATCTCACGGGAGATCCTCAACTTCGGGAAAATCTGCGGCGGCTGATTAATGGCTTAAGTGGTTTGGTGTCTCTGAGTGATCAACTCGAACAAGATACCCAACTGGCTCAGGCCCTGGCGGTTCTCGATGAACAGCGCAAACAACTCGAAGCGGCTGAACAAGAGCGTTTACAAAAACGCCAGCTTCAGCCCCCAGCTAGGTCGGAAGACCCCAACGTCAAGACCGGCTATGATTGAGGTTTGATTCATTGATGGCTTAAATCGATAGTGGCTGTGATGGTAGAACCGCAACAGGAACAGGCTTGGTTGGAAATTGGTCGCATTGTGGCGCCTCAGGGGGTGCGCGGGGCGATGCGGGTCTATCCCAATTCCGATTTCCCTGAACGCTTCTTAGAGCCGGGACAACGCTGGCTGCGGCGTAAGGGCGATCGCGAGCCTGAAGTGGTTGAACTGCTCAGAGGACGGGATTTACCCGGAAAGGGCCTGTATGTGATTGAACTGGAGGGAATCGGCAGTCGTGAGGCGGCCGAAGCTCTGCGTGATGCGGTGTTATTGGTTCCCGAGGGCGATCGCCCCCCGTTGGAGTCGGGAGAGTTCCATGTTCAGGATTTGTTAGGCTTAGAAGTGTTCCATCACCAGACGGGCCAACGGCTTGGGGTGACGGTGGATGTGTTCTCGGCGGGCAATGACTTGTTACAAGTTCAGTTAGATGAGGCGCTCTTACCACAAGAAGAAGAATCCGTCAAGCCTAAATCCAAGAAAAAACGCCCCAAGCCTCCCTCACCGCCAACGGTGTTTGTGCCGTTTGTCGAGGCGATCGTGCCGGTGGTGGATTTAGAGAACCAGCGCCTGGAGGTTGATCCCCCAGCGGGACTCTTGGATATCATCAACTAGACTCCCGGGCCCATCTACCGCTGAGGAACCACGCCCCGACGCGGGCCGTCATCAGGGCTATTGCCTCTCCGTAGATGTGACGATTGAACCCACGTTAACTATGCGACAATTTACTCCTCGTCCCTGTCCCTGTTGTACCCCCATTGACTCAGGAACCCCCATCGAAACCCTACAACTGGCGATCGCCCTGGTGTTGGGTTTCTCGGTGGTGGAATGGCTCACAGGGCAGTTTAGCCATAGCCTCTCCCTCCTGGCGGACTCCGGGCATATGCTCACCGATGCGATCGCCCTCAGCTTAGCCTTATGGGCCACCTGGCGGGTACGACGGGGACATCCAGGGGGACGTACCGAAAGTGGTGTTGCCATTATCAATGGTCTCTCCTTGTTGGTGATGGCAGGATTAGTGCTGTGGGAAGCCCTACGCCATCTGGCCCATCCCCCCGAAGAATTATTGAGTTTGCCCGTGTTGGGAGTGGCCCTGTTGGGTCTGATTATCAACACCAGTAGCGCCAAACTCCTCCATCAAGGCAGTCAGAGTAACCTGAATCTCGAAGGGGCCTTTCTCCATGCCATCGCCGATGCCATGGGGTCTGTGGGCGTTATTGTGGCGGCCTTAATGGCTTATATTTTGGGTTGGCATTGGGTGGATACCGCCATTGGGATGGCGATCGCCACATTTATCACCATCAGCGCTATTCCCCTGTTAATTAAAGCCGTTGCACAGTGGCGAACTCCCGTCAAGGCTGTACAAGAGACAGCCGGTTTGTTAGAACTAGGCCAGACTCCTCTCATCGGTAACCTAGAATCAGCCTCCCCCCAAGCCCGGCGATCGCCCTCAACTCCCTCAAATTCCTACTCTTGCCAATATCTGAAACCGCAGCCGCAACAGGGCCCCAGCGGTCCCTTGAGTCGCAGACGAAATGTCAAAATCCGTTGATGATTGCGTTACGGGTGTCGAAGTTATGTTATTGGTGCAGTGAGTGGGTATCGTTGTTTTGAGCTAAGTTTTGAGCTAAGTTTTGAGCTAAGCCTTGCCCTCCTCAAACCGATTAACCGACGAGTACAGCTCACAGAAAGCCCCAGACATCCTGCGAAACACAACCTATGAATAAAGTTATCTCCTCCAACCCAGACAACACGACGCCGATTAAGGTTGAAGACGATCGCACCGGCATGGATCCTGAAACCCTAAAACGGGCCTTTGCCGATCATCTCTTCTATCTTCAGGGCAAGGATCAGACCATCGCCACCCTGAACGACTACTATCTGGCCCTGGCCTATGTGGTGCGCGATCGCCTCCTCCATCGTTTCATCAAAACCGTCCGCACCTACAGCGAAGAAAACGTCAAAGTCGTCTGTTACCTCTCCGCCGAGTTCCTCATGGGACGGCATTTAGGTAACAACTTGGTCAATCTAGGCCTGTTCGAGACCGTTCAGCAAGTCATCGAAGACTCTGGACTCAGCCTTGAAGAACTCCTCGAACAAGAACAAGATCCCGGACTTGGTAACGGCGGCTTAGGACGGCTGGCGGCTTGTTTCCTCGATTCCCTTGCCACCCTAGAAATCCCTGCCATTGGCTACGGGATTCGCTACGAATTTGGTATTTTCCACCAAATCATCCAAGATGGCTGGCAAGTGGAAATCCCCGATAACTGGCTGCGATTCGGCAACCCCTGGGAAATTGCTCGCCCCGAAGACACCGTGGAAGTGAAACTCGGCGGCCATACGGAAATGTTTCACGACAGCAACGGCAACTCCCGCTGGTGTTGGATTCCCGATCGCACGGTCATCGGTATCCCCCACGATACCCCCGTTCCCGGCTACCAAACCAACACCGTCAACCCACTGCGACTCTGGAAAGCCGAAGCCAGTGAAGCCTTCAACTTTGATGCCTTCAATGCGGGGAACTATGACCGGGCGGTGGCGGAGAAAATCAACTCTGAAACGATCTCCAAGGTTCTCTATCCCAACGACAACACCCCCCAAGGTCGAGAACTGCGCCTAGCACAACAATACTTCTTTGTCTCGGCATCGTTACAAGACTTAATCCGTCTGCATCTACGGACCAACCCGTCCCTAGAGAACTTCCATGAACGGGTGGCCATTCAACTCAACGATACTCACCCGGCCATTGCCGTTGCTGAGTTGATGCGACTGTTCCTCGACGAACATAACCTGGACTGGGAAACGGCCTGGAGTATCAGCGAGAAAACCCTCTGTTACACCAACCATACCCTACTGCCCGAAGCCTTAGAACGGTGGTCTGTGGAGTTGTTTAAATTCCTCCTCCCCCGTCACCTGGAACTGATTTATGAAATCAACTTCCGCTTCCTCGAAGATGTGCG contains these protein-coding regions:
- a CDS encoding glucose-6-phosphate isomerase; this encodes MDAATLWKRYRDWLYYHEELGVYVDISRMSFEQDLVDRLSPRFEKAFQDMAKLEQGAIANPDEDRMVGHYWLRDPDLAPTPEIRQEVIETLAQIEAFVSQVHSGQIHPPQGGHFTDILSVGIGGSALGPQFVAEALAPIDAPLDIHFIDNSDPAGIDRTLAQLGDRLSTTLVFIISKSGGTPETRNGMIEVQRAFDKAGLDFSKQAVAITGVDSKLDRQAQTEGWITRLPMADWVGGRTSEMSAVGLPAAALQGIDIRALLAGAKAMDAATRVPDLKTNPAALLALAWYAAGNGRGEKDMVILPYKDSLLLFSRYLQQLVMESLGKEKDLDGNIVHQGIAVYGNKGSTDQHAYVQQLRDGVANFFATFIEVLRDRQGDSTEIESGVTSGDYLCGFLQGTRQALFDNQRDSITITVPEVSPYYVGVLIALYERAVGLYASLVNVNAYHQPGVEAGKKAAATVLSLQQEAMAVLKGANKPMSLEELATAVGAPEQVETLYKILRHLHANGRGITLVGNLGRPSSLQVSAF
- a CDS encoding DEAD/DEAH box helicase — its product is MTSVTPEQTSAPETNSDSQTPIDDTPGNFESFNLRPEILEGIQEAGFRVPSPIQEQAIPVILQGRDAIARAQTGTGKTAAFGLPALNSVHRDSSEGVQVLVIVPTRELASQVSDELYRLGRCAGIRTVAVYGGQSIDRQVSLIRRGAQVVTATPGRLLDHLKSNRLKDFSPSIVILDEADEMLDMGFLDDIEEIFTYLPKERQTLLFSATLPSAIRQLSKKILTDPLSIDVTPKDSTINTDISQRYYVLEEREREEALVRLIDTEAPNKALIFCRTKKETDMLCTTLVSRGYAASSLHGDMQQRQRNEAIESFKRGRIDLLIATDVAARGLDINDVTHVFNYHIPFDSDSYVHRIGRTGRAGRKGTAITLVTPLEFKKLTRIMHVAGSPMVYGEVPTIGEAKQQYQVELASKLQHQHIQEEAAELLQRLEEEVDINQIACKALSMLLEQQPVGGPSRIGFSVQEVENLLHRSKRRKGGPRKRRNNNYRPRRTNRR
- a CDS encoding histidine kinase — encoded protein: MSITCHILVEQNPGLLYVSRNGAPEKVLPKLERFLLKFWDERETAGEHRHTPECLLAQVTVRFGFESCEDDFSNLRLGLNYDPDVDYLYRIALDKTVTVWAPEPRYRQKPQLGLEGCQQIKELSFQAV
- a CDS encoding Coenzyme F420 hydrogenase/dehydrogenase, beta subunit C-terminal domain, yielding MTAVNSPTPSSSSPSSSTQPGHYKAKGLKPGGPRPAKALCSECGLCDTHYIHYVKEACAFINQQFEALEDQIHGRSRQLDDEAETYFGVHQSMTAARKKDPIEGAQWTGIVSSIACEMLNSGKVEGVVCVQNSPDDRFQPMPIIARTPEEVLAARVNKPTLSPNLSVLEQVEQSGLKRLLVIGVGCQIQALRAVQDKLGLEKLYVLGTPCVDNVTRAGLQKFLETTSRSPETVVHYEFMQDFRVHFKHEDGSIEKVPFFGLNTKELKDVFAPSCMSCFDYVNGLADLVVGYMGAPFGWQWILVRNDIGQEMLDLVQSQLETQPVSSRGDRRQAVQQSIPAYDKGVTLPMWAAQLMGVVIERVGPKGLEYARFSIDSHFTRNYLYVQRNYPEKLEHHVPEFAKRIVGQYKLPE
- a CDS encoding YvcK family protein encodes the protein MKHTIRDLKRVSRSRTPYRAKQWFKWLSPGLSLKRWLVVSATGMVLALLGIAIWTKLTPVYYLLQFVEVALTTIATRIPNYISGPLVVISGILLLLWGQTRTMGSIHDALKPEDNGELIDALMERRRLHRGPHIVALGGGTGLSTLLRGLKTYSANITAVVTVADDGGSSGRLRREIGVLPPGDIRNCLAALADEETLLAELFQYRFQGGTGLTGHSFGNLFLAAMADITGDLEQAVVASSQVLAVRGEVLPATLTDVTLWAELADGRRIQGESSIAEARGKIMRVGCLPEKPVPLPRVLEAIAQAEVIVIGPGSLYTSVIPNLLVPDIVEAIANSSAQRIYVCNIMTEPGETDGYTVSDHILAIDRACGDRRLFDGVVVQKTKPSARALIRYAQKQSHPVDLDLDVVERLGRQVILANIMSEDPQSGMVRHDSLKLARTLAQQFSGKR
- a CDS encoding ABC transporter ATP-binding protein produces the protein MALLDHNGDRNCPPEPIVELKGISKSFGNTVILDQVDLTIYPGDALGIIGPSGTGKSTILRLIAGLMPPDSGEIYIKGQLRQGLIEDNSDPIGIGMVFQQAALFDSLTVDENVGFSLYQHSKLPHSQIRKLVEESLERVGLGGSADLYPAQLSGGMRKRVSFARAIIAHPDDPSHASEILLYDEPTAGLDPIASTVVEDLIRDLHVGQKHCSCSTYVMVTHQESTIRRTTDRVIFLYRGKVQWEGNVRELDHTDHPLIRQFRTGSIEGPIRAVG
- a CDS encoding MCE family protein, which encodes MRSRTLREGSLGLFILLGLGLFGVLSFWLRGVTLGRQTYEFVVEFEDALGMQAGAPVRYRGVRVGRLVDVVPGTNGVDAKVEILSGDLKIPRPPYVEANQVGFIGETTIDILAPDQPLPQVRDLAVPRDSDCDPQVIICHGDRVLGRVGISFEKLTRASTEFTESFSDPELLEAIQRLLENTAQASEDIAGLARNVSEMTMFFQEELGVLSDSALVTTETLTRTAQEFGTTAETFNQTAVELNRLTATANQLVEDNRTSLVMTLDNLNVMSRELRLAASGITPLLQQSDRTLSLVNENLSQLEQANLIADLQVLVNNATVLSENAAVASQNLRDVSEAVNDPANLMLLQETLSSARSTFENVEKITADLDDLTGDPQLRENLRRLINGLSGLVSLSDQLEQDTQLAQALAVLDEQRKQLEAAEQERLQKRQLQPPARSEDPNVKTGYD
- the rimM gene encoding ribosome maturation factor RimM, with translation MVEPQQEQAWLEIGRIVAPQGVRGAMRVYPNSDFPERFLEPGQRWLRRKGDREPEVVELLRGRDLPGKGLYVIELEGIGSREAAEALRDAVLLVPEGDRPPLESGEFHVQDLLGLEVFHHQTGQRLGVTVDVFSAGNDLLQVQLDEALLPQEEESVKPKSKKKRPKPPSPPTVFVPFVEAIVPVVDLENQRLEVDPPAGLLDIIN
- a CDS encoding cation diffusion facilitator family transporter; this encodes MRQFTPRPCPCCTPIDSGTPIETLQLAIALVLGFSVVEWLTGQFSHSLSLLADSGHMLTDAIALSLALWATWRVRRGHPGGRTESGVAIINGLSLLVMAGLVLWEALRHLAHPPEELLSLPVLGVALLGLIINTSSAKLLHQGSQSNLNLEGAFLHAIADAMGSVGVIVAALMAYILGWHWVDTAIGMAIATFITISAIPLLIKAVAQWRTPVKAVQETAGLLELGQTPLIGNLESASPQARRSPSTPSNSYSCQYLKPQPQQGPSGPLSRRRNVKIR